From the Solanum pennellii chromosome 4, SPENNV200 genome, one window contains:
- the LOC107015920 gene encoding cytochrome P450 CYP736A12-like, whose amino-acid sequence MTLIRATLVISLLVYALYVVLNIHKRKRFPPSPTGFPILGHLYLLAGKNPHQHLQKLAKKYGPMMYVQLGLVPAIVISSVDAAEKVLKTYDHIFASRPHSEASQYLSYGQKNLIFAKYGVYWRNMRKLCTVHLLSNHKINSFQSMRKQELQLLIESIKKEADHDRVVVDLSARILSLNANLTCLMIFGKKCMDEDLDKREFKAIVQDVVDLASTPNLGDFFPFLGVIDLQGLNRKLKDLSMVFDEFLERIIDEHVEYHDRDQTKDFVDTMMDIMQSGEAEFQFDRRHVKAILLDMLLAAMDTTASTAEWILTELLRHPQVMKKLQNELQEVVGLERMVEEPDMENLNYLNMVVNEGLRLHPAVPLFFHEAMEDCVVDDFHIQKGTRIIINCYAIHRDPNVWPDPEKFFPERFVGSSIDFRGRDFQLLPFGSGRRSCPGMQLGVTIVRLMVAQLVHCFEWELPNGIDACDLDIDEKFGMVTCREKPLLAMPTYRLKK is encoded by the exons ATGACTTTGATACGGGCAACTCTAGTGATTTCTCTACTTGTATATGCCCTGTATGTAGTGCTTAACATTCACAAGAGGAAAAGGTTTCCTCCAAGTCCTACAGGGTTTCCCATTTTAGGACATCTTTATTTGTTAGCTGGCAAAAATCCACACCAACATTTACAAAAACTAGCCAAGAAATATGGTCCTATGATGTATGTGCAGTTGGGACTAGTACCTGCAATCGTTATCTCATCCGTTGATGCAGCCGAGAAGGTCCTCAAGACATATGATCACATCTTTGCTAGTAGGCCTCATAGTGAGGCATCTCAATATTTGTCTTATGGACAGAAGAATTTAATATTTGCAAAGTATGGTGTGTATTGGCGTAACATGCGCAAATTGTGCACTGTTCACCTTTTGAGCAATCACAAGATCAATTCATTTCAATCCATGAGAAAGCAAGAACTTCAACTTCTGATTGAATCCATTAAAAAGGAAGCTGATCATGATCGCGTAGTTGTTGATCTTAGTGCAAGGATTTTGTCCTTGAATGCTAATTTGACTTGCTTGATGATTTTTGGAAAGAAGTGCATGGATGAGGACTTGGACAAGAGGGAATTCAAAGCTATTGTTCAAGATGTTGTGGATTTAGCATCCACACCAAATCTTGGAGACTTTTTTCCTTTCCTTGGTGTTATTGATCTCCAGGGTCTCAATCGCAAACTCAAGGATCTTTCAATGGTATTTGATGAATTTCTTGAGAGGATTATTGATGAGCATGTCGAGTATCATGATCGGGATCAAACCAAGGACTTTGTGGACACCATGATGGACATAATGCAATCTGGAGAAGCAGAATTTCAGTTTGACCGTCGTCATGTAAAAGCTATCCTCTTG GACATGCTTCTGGCTGCAATGGACACTACAGCATCAACAGCAGAATGGATACTCACCGAACTTCTTAGGCACCCCCAAGTAATGAAGAAACTCCAAAATGAGTTGCAAGAAGTGGTAGGCCTTGAAAGGATGGTAGAAGAACCAGACATGGAGAACTTAAACTACTTAAACATGGTTGTAAATGAGGGCCTGAGGCTGCATCCTGCAGTGCCACTATTTTTTCATGAGGCCATGGAAGATTGTGTAGTCGATGATTTCCACATACAAAAGGGAACCAGAATCATAATAAATTGTTACGCGATTCATAGGGATCCAAATGTTTGGCCTGACCCTGAGAAGTTTTTTCCTGAGAGATTTGTTGGGAGCAGTATAGATTTTCGTGGACGCGACTTTCAACTTTTACCATTTGGCTCTGGGAGAAGAAGCTGTCCTGGAATGCAGTTGGGAGTTACCATTGTCCGCCTTATGGTGGCACAATTGGTGCATTGCTTTGAGTGGGAGCTTCCAAATGGTATTGACGCTTGTGATTTAGACATTGATGAGAAGTTTGGGATGGTAACATGCAGAGAAAAGCCTTTGCTTGCTATGCCTACTTATAGACTaaaaaaatga